In Helianthus annuus cultivar XRQ/B chromosome 9, HanXRQr2.0-SUNRISE, whole genome shotgun sequence, the following are encoded in one genomic region:
- the LOC110879509 gene encoding deSI-like protein At4g17486: protein MKSETKKGPFHFKGKSSACFCLFPKVKPGYGPGNSPVYLNVYDLTPMNDYAYWAGVGIFHSGVQVHGVEYAFGAHDYPSSGVFEVEPRQCPGFKFRRSILIGTTCLDPVQVREFMELHAANYHGDTYHLIVKNCNHFCNDICYRLTGKRIPGWVNRLAKLGSIFSCVLPEALRVSAVQHDPSFIPYENEKQKLRSNSFSFLSSRQRQLSVSSLLLQSPLKGCLRPWELRRSRTAVLNS from the exons ATGAAATCCGAAACAAAGAAGGGCCCATTTCATTTCAAAGGAAAATCAAgtgcttgtttttgtttatttcCAAAAGTTAAACCTGGATATGGGCCAGGAAATTCACCGGTTTATCTCAACGTCTATGACTTAACACCTATGAACGACTATGCTTATTGGGCCGGTGTTGGCATCTTTCATTCTGGTGTCCAAG TTCATGGTGTAGAATATGCATTTGGAGCACATGACTACCCGAGCAGCGGTGTCTTTGAGGTCGAACCTCGCCAATGCCCCGGGTTCAAATTTAGGAGGTCGATACTAATCGGGACTACATGTCTTGACCCGGTCCAAGTCCGGGAGTTCATGGAGCTTCATGCTGCTAACTACCATGGCGACACGTATCACCTCATTGTAAAAAACTGCAACCATTTCTGCAACGACATTTGTTATCGTTTAACAGGGAAGCGAATCCCAGGATGGGTTAATCGACTTGCTAAACTCG GTTCGATATTTAGCTGTGTTTTACCGGAAGCACTTAGAGTGTCAGCTGTGCAACATGATCCTAGTTTTATACCGTATGAAAACGAGAAGCAAAAGCTTAGAAGTAACAGTTTTAGTTTCTTGTCTTCGAGGCAGAGACAATTGTCGGTTTCTTCTTTGCTTCTACAGTCTCCGTTAAAGGGATGCTTACGGCCGTGGGAGTTGAGGCGATCCAGAACCGCGGTGCTAAACAGCTAA
- the LOC110879510 gene encoding J domain-containing protein required for chloroplast accumulation response 1 has translation MEKVSRPANLSLRYSLTHRSFENLNKASSSSVRNSDNDDVDFDDVFGGPPTRTRYSFGSGRVKSEEESSSSPVFGESYSSQRTRTSDDFYDDIFRRSDESVREPFATSVPSDFSLPPKMTEDAGVPVFGSNVHTPSTTLSRFSSIATQKFRNNSGQSPGRTLLSREASNAKESLHSTRSTGSEVDDTSKAKTTGTKSPSNEFHFSIHKWPSVGVPLLMSLRGGNRPILKGSSKVSALSMDNMQESGFANEDLSAKKEDVKVMEKETLAVKQEENVQEVVAPSSLLHDELERKGYEDAGKEAETKEKMQTTSGKKKPDAKKTSSSKKAESNKPGAGSPKNRVKGMVKDFFKMSNQESPPKTKTNVSSRWKTGGKKNTTQEEVNDTTSNLDTNAKTKTDASKTTKLASGLPAEKVKISPDASRTIPLDAKTPAENVKKAPDASNMTPMNVKMPAENENKMPDASFMAKEETGRSNKQKFSQNRPIRKLEDINFQQDTTPSSESVPNGSKTSAVNIDDPTLDNFQVQELTTVDDKTSKTQEESEAIMALDSKIHTWSSGRKGNIRSLLSTLQLVLWAESGWKPVALVDIIEANAVKKAYNRAMLCLHPDKLQQKGADSNKKYIAEKVFDILQEAWDHFNTLGTLL, from the exons ATGGAGAAAGTTAGCCGGCCGGCGAATCTATCTCTCCGGTACAGTCTCACTCACAGATCGTTCGAAAACCTCAACAAAGCCAGCAGTTCGTCTGTCAGAAACTCCGACAACGACGACGTTGATTTCGATGACGTCTTCGGCGGACCTCCGACGAGGACTAGATACAGTTTTGGAAGTGGTAGGGTTAAGTCGGAGGAGGAATCGTCTAGCTCTCCGGTGTTCGGCGAGTCGTATAGCTCCCAGAGAACGCGTACGAGTGATGATTTTTATGATGATATTTTTAGGAGGAGTGATGAGTCGGTTCGCGAGCCGTTTGCTACTTCAGTTCCCTCTGATTTCAG TCTGCCTCCGAAGATGACAGAGGATGCAGGCGTTCCTGTGTTTGGTTCAAATGTGCATACGCCGAGCACTACTCTCTCTAGATTTTCAAGCATCGCAACACAAAAATTTAGGAATAATTCCGGTCAATCGCCTGGACGAACGTTGTTATCGCGTGAAGCGTCCAATGCTAAGGAGTCGCTACACTCAACACGATCTACAGGAAGTGAAGTTGACGACACGTCAAAGGCAAAAACAACAGGAACAAAATCTCCAAGCAATGAATTTCACTTTTCTATACACAAATGGCCTAGTGTAGGGGTACCATTACTCATGTCTCTTCGTGGGGGCAACCGTCCTATTTTGAAAGGAAGTAGTAAAGTTAGCGCGCTATCGATGGATAACATGCAGGAATCTGGATTTGCGAATGAGGATTTGTCTGCTAAGAAAGAAGATGTGAAAGTGATGGAGAAAGAAACTTTAGCGGTCAAACAAGAAGAGAATGTGCAAGAGGTCGTGGCTCCAAGTTCGTTATTACATGATGAGCTAGAAAGAAAAG GCTATGAAGATGCTGGTAAAGAGGCTGAAACTAAAGAAAAAATGCAGACAACGAGTGGTAAGAAAAAACCCGATGCGAAAAAGACAAGTTCCAGTAAAAAAGCCGAATCGAATAAGCCTGGTGCTGGATCACCTAAAAACCGAGTCAAAGGTATGGTCAAAGATTTCTTCAAGATGTCTAATCAAGAAAGTCCTCCAAAGACCAAAACAAACGTGAGCTCTAGATGGAAAACCGGTGGTAAAAAGAACACAACTCAGGAAGAAGTCAATGATACAACTTCAAATCTGGATACAAATGCAAAAACCAAAACAGAtgcttcaaaaacaacaaaattgGCTAGTGGTTTGCCTGCAGAAAAGGTGAAAATATCCCCAGATGCTTCACGCACAATACCATTGGATGCTAAAACACCTGCAGAAAATGTGAAAAAGGCTCCAGATGCTTCAAACATGACACCAATGAATGTTAAAATGCCTGCAGAAAATGAAAATAAGATGCCAGATGCTTCATTTATG GCGAAAGAAGAAACTGGGAGGTCCAACAAGCAGAAATTTTCACAGAATCGTCCAATTAGAAAACTCGAGGATATTAACTTTCAGCAGGATACCACACCATCGTCTG AATCAGTTCCTAATGGTTCCAAGACTAGTGCTGTAAATATAGACGATCCCACTTTGGATAACTTCCAG GTTCAAGAATTGACTACTGTggatgacaaaacttcaaaaacTCAAGAAGAATCTGAGGCCATTATG GCTTTGGATTCAAAGATCCATACGTGGTCAAGTGGAAGAAAAGGAAACATTCGCTCACTGCTCTCCACTTTACAACTC GTACTTTGGGCTGAGAGTGGATGGAAACCGGTTGCACTTGTTGATATAATAGAAGCAAATGCAGTGAAAAAAGCTTATAATCGAGCTATGTTATGTTTGCACCCTGATAAGTTGCAACAAAAAGGCGCCGATTCAAATAAAAAATACATAGCCGAGAAGGTCTTCGATATACTCCAG GAAGCGTGGGATCATTTTAATACACTTGGTACACTTCTTTGA